In Clostridia bacterium, the genomic window CCAAAGCCGCGCTGGACCCGGTAGAGGAAGCGAACTGCTTCGGTTTCCAGGTTCACCACCTGGGAGTGATGAAATTCATGTCCTCGAATTAGGGTTCCCGGGGCAAAAAGGGGGCTTTCCCTTTCCACCAGCATAGCGGTGTAGCCGTGGCCTTGAGGCTGAGAGGACATGACTACATCATAGGGCAGGGCCCCGCTCATGGCGTACCACCGACCCTGGTAGTTGAGCCGTCTGGCCAGGTACATGAGCCCGCCGCACTCGGCGTAGACCGGCATTCCTTCGGCCACCGCCTGGCGCACTGCCTGGCGCAAGGGCAGGTTGGCCTCAATCTGGCTGGCAAAGATCTCGGGAAACCCTCCGCCTATATATAGCCCATCCAGGTCGGGCAACTCCGGGTCGGTCAGGCTGTCAATAGGCACTAGCTGGGCGCCGGCCTGGATCAAGGCCTCCAAGTTTTCGGGATAGTAAAAAGTAAAGGCTCGATCCCGAAACACCCCCAGGCGAGCCCGCGGCGGCGACGTTCGCTGCTGGCGCTCGCTTTTGGCCTCACTGCCAGGAAGGAAGAAATTGCTGCCGGAGGGGGACGGCAGTGGCGGCGCCTGGCGGGCAATGGCAAGCAACGCTTCCAAATCTACTCCCTGGGCTACTGCTGCTCCACAGGCAGCTAGAGCCTCCGCTAGCTTATGGTTTTCGGCTGCCGGCACCAGGCCCAGGTGGCGGTCGGGGATAGACAGGTCGGCTCGCTTGGGCAGAGCTCCTAGCACGGGCAGGCTGGTATAGTGCTCAATGGAACGGCAGAGCATGTCCTCATGCCGCGGCCGGGCCACGTTATTGAGGATAACCCCAGCCAGCTTTACCTGGGGCTCAAAGTGCTGGAATCCCCGTACCAGGGCGGCGGCGCTCCTGGTCATGCGAGTGCCATCTACCACCAGGATGACCGGAGCGGAAAGGGTGCATGCCAGGTGGGCGGTGCTGTTGGTTCCCTCAAGGTCCAAGCCATCGAAGAGGCCCATGGCCCCTTCGATTAGCGCCAAGTCGGCTCCTTGGCAACAGGCCAGGAAATGTGCTCTCAGCTGCTCGGCCGGCAAAAAGTATAAGTCCAGATTGCGGCAAGGGCGGCCGGCGGCTAGGCTCAGCCAGCTGGGGTCAATATAGTCGGGCCCCTTCTTAAAAGGCTGAACTACCAGACCCCGCTTAGAAAGGGCCTCTATAAGCCCTAGGGTGATGGTAGTTTTGCCTGAGCGCCCGCGGGGAGCGGCAAGTACTAAGCGCACGTTTTTGCCTCCTTGCGCTAATAACGAAAGTGGAGGTCGCGGCGGATGCTGGCTTCGGGAAAGCGCGAGTCCAGCAGTTCTTCTACCGGACCACCGCCGACGGCATCTAGGAAGCG contains:
- a CDS encoding cobyrinate a,c-diamide synthase, which encodes MRLVLAAPRGRSGKTTITLGLIEALSKRGLVVQPFKKGPDYIDPSWLSLAAGRPCRNLDLYFLPAEQLRAHFLACCQGADLALIEGAMGLFDGLDLEGTNSTAHLACTLSAPVILVVDGTRMTRSAAALVRGFQHFEPQVKLAGVILNNVARPRHEDMLCRSIEHYTSLPVLGALPKRADLSIPDRHLGLVPAAENHKLAEALAACGAAVAQGVDLEALLAIARQAPPLPSPSGSNFFLPGSEAKSERQQRTSPPRARLGVFRDRAFTFYYPENLEALIQAGAQLVPIDSLTDPELPDLDGLYIGGGFPEIFASQIEANLPLRQAVRQAVAEGMPVYAECGGLMYLARRLNYQGRWYAMSGALPYDVVMSSQPQGHGYTAMLVERESPLFAPGTLIRGHEFHHSQVVNLETEAVRFLYRVQRGFG